TGGGAGAAAAGTGCCTCAGCAGGTTTAGGAGCTGCTGATAtaggggcaggaacagccccacccCAGGCAATGGGCCCCACCCTGGGCGTCAGACAGTGTCaggtgcccagcacagcccagtctgGGCCTGAGGGTCTGTACAGCTCCTCCCTGGCATGGGAGTGCTggacagtgcctggcacagcttCATCTTGGCACAGAATCCTGGAACAGGACCGGAAGAGACCTGCAAGGTGGTCATGGCAggcccctgccgtgggcaggagaTCATTGAGCTCAGACCAGCTCcacgaggtgcttgtccagcctcctcttgaacacctccagggatggcgaccgcaccacctctgctgggagcacgcgccagattctagttacctggacggaaaagaagtttttccttatgtccaacctacaTTTTTCCTCAACCAGTTTGTGCTCATTGGACCTCGTCCTCCCGAGGGGTGCCTTTCTGGAGAGTCGCTCCCCTAGATCGCCcctgaaggagacaatcctccaagcccaaagagtGACAATCCCCacgcggatcaaagggggcaagagtgctcagaagcccccatggctcaccaaagcatccaggaacatctcataGCCAAAAAGGAGGCGCACACCCAATgcaagggaggggccatcaccaaggaggactacatctccattgctcaagattgtagTGGGGctgtcaggaaagccaaggcagagatgggactgggactagcgacccggatcaaggacaagaagtccttttttaaatacatagggggcaaaaagaaggtaccgggtaacgtggggcctctgcagcacacgcttggtaatctggtggtagcagcagGTGACAAAGCTAATCCCTTTAAcagcttttcttccatttttctgagcagagacagggacatccccccactgggaatccgaatggacccaggggaggcacagccaggcccaggggcagagaggacctagtcagggaacttctggaggggctggacgtgttcaaatcagctggtcctgacagtctccaccccagagtgctgagggaattagcagaggtcattgcgggacccctggcacggctttacgagcactcgtggtgctctggcgaggtgccagaggactggaaaagggccaatgtggttcccattttcaaaaactggaggaaagaggaccaaggaaactataggcccgttagtcttaccttggtcctggggaagctctttgagaaaattatccaggagcccatctgcaaggggccagcacgggagtgtatgcttaggggcaaccagcacgggttcattagaggcaggtcatagtttcatagtttcatagctggtcgggtcggaagggacctgagcagatcaagtccgacccccctgccatggcaggaaagagtactggggtcaaacgaccccggcgaggtgttcatccagcctcctcctaaagaccccagggtaggagccagcaccacttctcttggaagttggttccagatgctcgccaccctgacagtgaagtagcgtctcctgatgtctagtctgaatctcccctctgccagcttgtgactgttatttctagtcgctcctgggagtgctcgggggaacagggactcccccaatgcctgctggtcccccttggccagtttatagacggccaccagatcccccctcagccttctcttgtggaggctgaacaggttcaggtcccgtcgcctctcctcgtagggcctgccctgctgcccccggatcaaGTGGGTagcctcctctggatcctctccatgctgaccacagccctcctgaagtgcggcgcccagaactggacgcagtactccagctgcggcctgaccagtgccgcatagagtgggaagatcacctccttggacctgcttgagatgcatctgtggatgcacgacaaggtgcggttggccttcctgatcacgtccccacactgtcggctcatgtttattttgacatcaataatgactccaggatcctgttctgcctctgcactggcgagaagggagatccccagcctgtggggatgctgctggttcttcctccccaggtgcagcaccctgcacttaccagtgttgaaacccatcctgttctcatccgcccacccctggaacctgtccaggtctgattgcagcctattcctcccttctagcatgcccacttccccccacatcttagcgttgtctgcgaatttgaacagggtgctttttacccttcgtccaagtcactgatgaagatgttgaacagtgcagggccggggactgagccctggggaccccactgcccacatccctccaggtcaaataggaCCCGTCCACCgccactctgggtgcagcccttcagcccgttagcgacccatctgactgtgtaggtgttgacacctcAGTCCCCTAGTTTTCTAATGAGACTGGGGTGAGACAGTGTCGacggccttcctgaagtccagaaagactacgtccaccgtgacacctgcatccaaagattttgtgacctggtcatagaccACCAGGtcggtctggcaggacctgcccctaatgaacctatgttggttgcccctgagcatgacctcccctgctgcccctcacagaCATGTGctaggataattctctcaaaaacctcacccaggatcaaggtaagactaacaggtctataatctcctgggtcctccctcctcccttttatgaaaatgggaaccacgttggcccttttccagtcctctggcacctcgccagagcaccacgagtgctcgtagagccgtgccaggggtcccgcaatgacctctgctaattccctcagcaccctggggtggagattgccgggacctgctgatttgaacacgtccagcccctccaggagttccctgactaggtcctctctgcccctgggcctggctgcacctcccctggggcctacgggggtcccagtggggggggagggtggtgctggtccctgctcaggaaaatggaggcaaagaaatcattaaataggttagctttgttgtctggtgccatgaccagatttcctagcgtgcctcacagaggccccacgttacccggtacctcctttttaccccctatgtatttaaaaaaggacttcttgttgtccttgatctgggtcgctagtcccagtcccatctccgcctgggccttcctgaccgcccccctgcagccccgagcacccgaggtgtagtcctccctggggatggcccctccctgccactgggtgTATGCAGCAGACCCCCCAGtggccttctacgatcaggtcacaaaatccttggatgcaggtgtcgcggtggacgtagtctttctggacttcaggaaggccttcgacactgtctctcaccccatcctcattaaaaaattaggcaccTGTGGTGTCGATgtctacagtcagatgggtggcagattggctggagagttgcacccagagagtggtggtggactggtctttttcgacctggagggatgtgggcagtggggtcccccagggctcggtcctcaggcccacactgttcaacatcttcatcagcgacttggacgagggggtgaaaagcaccctgtgcaaattcacagatgacactaagatgtgaggagagGTGAGcgcgctagaagggagggacagcctacaactagatctggacgggttacaggggtgggcggatgagaacaggatggggttcaatgcgGACAgatgcatgatcaggggcagcagggcaggccctacgaggagaggctacgggacctcaacctgttcagcctccacaagagaaggctgagaggggacctggtggccatctacaaacttgccaaggggaccagcaggcactgggggaatccctgttcccccgagcactaccggaggtaacaaggaataacagccataagctgactgagagtaggttcaggctagacatcaggaggcactacttcactgtcagggcagctaggcgctggaaccaacttccaaggggagtggtgctcgcccctaccctgggggtcttcaaaaggaggctagacaatcacctaccCGGGGTCATTTGcctccagcatcctttcctgcccatggacttgatgatctgctcagatcccttccgaccctacctactatgaaactatctcgGTGCTCGCCCCAatgtacttgtaggtggctatcaagtcccctctcagccttctcttactcagactgaacagagACAGGTCCCggagtctctccccatagggcctatcccccaggcccttgatcatgcgggtggcccttctctgaacttgtccacatccttcctgaagtgcgatgcccagaaccgGACAGTGGACAtgctactccagctgtggcctcaccaaggacgagtagagagggaggagaaCATCCCTGGATGTAttggcaacacattggctgatgcacgccagagatCTATTTGCCCTGTTGACGACTTCGTTACACCGCAGCTCATATTTGCCCTTTGGTCGATTGTCACCCCCAGggccctttcagatgcagtgcccgCCACCCATCGCATGGTTATGGTGAAGGTTgatcctacccagatgaaggacccagcacttgtCCCCATTGAACTTCATCCAACTGCATTCTGCCcgtaggaccagcctgtcaaggtcatcctggatacTTGCCCTGCCCTGTGTTACGTCCCAGCTGTGTGTTCTtaggcaaccctggcacaggatgcagtctgtctgactcacccccGCCCCAAACAAAagtgattaagatgcagtgagagacacacctaagaccctcaagataagggtgacaagagtgaaccaactgccctaggtcacctggtcgtagaaggaaatgagattggtcaagcaagacctccccgcaacaaacccgtgctggctatcccttaagatgttgacgtcagctctgcagcctgagtaccttggactggtgagatcccagcgcttgctctttctcttctctctaggcataaacttctgaacctgaactgtattagttaagcttgagataagtttccccaaatacttagtgaaaccagggtagtattgtcattgtttgtgtttgtttttcttttccatgtctattactattagtactctcatatatttcatatgctgagcaataaataacttttatagtcaaactggtagtaattgggtatatttttccttctctgcttctctttcctcctgtgctctgcagcaacgcttcttttacctatgctaaagatccctgtgaagcccaaattattgtggggtctgctcatcaagaggccaaagattgggacgtgctgagtttgaaacacataaggggatcagcttgtacaggctgattgacccagtttgactcagacgtggccttatgaactgaatgctggcccatgagggtgtcagctggacacccagccggattcagagggattctggtcacctgtgtgcttgtgtctgactgcagcttattgttgctcttatgaactgattcttggcatatgagggtgtcagcctgtccatgctgatcagcccagccaggtcaggtgtgtcatgttaatttgtgtgtgtttgtgtgtatgactgatttggtgactggaggaacccagtcccattgagattgagtcctgcaagatagttCCATTGGGTCTGAGGGCTTGCAGacgggagagatacagctccgtatagtaacacaagcagcacattgacagaatcaccaagaccctagaaactatccctaataaatgagcacaccccaaaggaatgggcaaatttggtaacacctgtgatgtgcccacatttccccacagcttggtgtcatccacaaacttaattaTTGCGTTtcccactccctcatccaggtcatggATAAAGATGTTAAGGAGcacgggcccaagcactgatccctgggggacaccactggagacagagCATGGGGGGAGCTGGCTTGTGCCCTTGGTCTACAGTTCCCTGGGTAGGACCCACATTCCCggggggagcagccatgggggggatggttcctctaggccaggggtcaggggtcacggggctggcagcaccaggtgTCATGGAGCCACAGGAGGGTCCAGAACTGTAAGTGGAAGGTcagagttggggtggggagagagaggggacgAGGTCAAGCTTAGGGcgatggagggaagggaggatggGATATAGGTGGAAAGGGCGCCTGGGTGTTTggtgtgtgtcccagatgcctgggttctccatagctcggggaggggagggggttggggttaGAGCAGGGAGATCAGTGACCCCAGATGCCTGGGATCTGTCCCCTAGAGCCAGTCAGGGTGCCCTTGACCCTATTGGTTCTCgtaggagcccagcagggatgaaGATGTCTCCTCTCTCATGGGGGAGGGACGGGGACTGTGCCTGGGgtcacccctgtccctgcctcctgctcagcTGGTGTATGTCTGGGCCTCtccccaggctctgaccccatgtcaccaggcaccatgtGGCCCCGGTGACCCCAGATGGGGCACGGAAAAATTCCTGAGATCTGGTCTCTCTAtcaggagatcatgagtcagagttcATTTGACTTGGAAATCCAGAGTCTCATGATTTTGTCATGATGAGCGTTGGCATTACTGGGGAGCAGcatagagaagggagaggacgGGACTCCCAGGAGGGCGGAAGCTGGAGGTTTGTGctctctggcagcaagcagagacctTCACCTCCACCGGTTCGACCGGAGAACAAatgtgcagccctggcagcagagagagaggaacaTGCTCCACTGGTGAAGGAGGACAGACCAGGAACACCCCCTGCCCTCGGCTGGCATGATCCGCTGGGGGGGGCCCCCCGCCtggctgctgactggctgctggggggcaagtgcccccccccaactcaggaagCAGCAGTCGTCCATGGTGGtgcaatttccatccttggaggtttttaagacccggctaaacaaagccttggggctggtcctgctctgagcaaggggttggactagatgtgacctcctgaggtcccttccaacctgcaTTTGCTATGAGTGTATGATTTGATATAAGATACCTGAGAGCTGGGTGGAAAGTGAGGGGCATGTAGTGTGTGGGTAAATACAGTATCAGGCACATGGAAAGTGAGGGGCACGAGAGAGGCAGGTAAATACAGTATctcagggcagggtggcaagAGGGGGTGCGTGGGGCTGGGTAAATAGGGTACCTCAAGCCACATGGAAAGCAAGGGGCACAGGGGACCTGGCACGGGACGGCGGAGCGGGACAGCAAGACTcgtggctgccaccaccaggaccctgcgccagctgtgctgccagtagcaggaggaggatctggggggCCAGGGGTCAGGACCCAGGGACAAAACCAGCTCTCCAGCCTCCTGGGAGCTTAAATAAAGTTGCCAACCTATCAGCAGAGCAGCTGGGGGTGTGGTCACAGGGAGCCCCGCCTCCTGGTGGGAATCATACCTGCCAATGAACATGGCCGGGCCCCTCACCCTAGACACCCacaccactgccccctgccacagacttccCTGTTTAATCAGCAtggccctgcccccttggggGACACCCCCCCATCTGCAACTCAGAGGCAGTGGCCCCTGCCCCGATGATCACCTCTGGGCCCCCGGgcatcctccccccccacacacacatctcccaGGCACTGGGGTGACTGGAGCAACTGGGGGACactgggaagggaggaaagagccAGGCAGAGGCTGCGAGGAGGCTTTTATTGAGGCCAGCTCGGAGCTGGGAGGCCGGTGGTCAGGGCTTAGGCCTGGGCTGGGACGCAGCTCTGAGACAGGACGCGGGTGTCGTGGAGCCACGGGCGGGACCAGACCTGGAACTTGCACATCAGCTTCTGCAGGCCAGAGAGAGAATCGTGTCACCCAGGATCGGGCCCGTGGCGGCTAATGAGTACCCCACCCCCGCCTGAAGGACCCCTTCCCTACCCCGCCAGGATGCAAAGGGGCTGCTAGTAGGTGCGTTAtggccaccccttccctctccctgcaatCCAGCCAACTGGCGTTCCCCCATGATGTGAAGGGGGCTGCTATTAAGTGCTTTAcaactcccacccctgcccagccagggcacctTCCCTTCACCCTCCTTCCTCATTCCCAGTAGCCAGATTTCCCCACCAAGAAGTGAAGGGTGCTGCTACAAGGTACATTATggccacccccctccctggctgggaacACAAGGGGGCTGCTATTAGAGGCATTATGGCCACTAGGTGCACTTCTACTCTCTCCTCCTGTCCCCACCCACAAGCCTAGACTCACCCCCTGCCAACTGGAGACCCCTGTCAGGCTATTGGGAAGGGGCTGCTATTAGGTGTATTACAGCCGGGAACCCAccctccatgccctgccagctggaaagGCTCCAGGATATGAGGCAGGCAGCTATTAGGTGCATtacagtcccccccacccccagcctggctccccacttcacccctccccctgcactgctgttAGGTGCATTACAGCCTGCCCCActgccgccccccaccccgccagggTCACCCCTAGAGTTACCCGCCCCACCCGGACACCTGGGGCCTCCCTGGAAAACGCCATGcccccccaaatcctcctgccccctggctggatctgcccccctcacctgctgctggctggtggggggcagggcacaggtctgggagtgtccccctgcccctttcaggcACTGGGtcttctccagctccactgtcaGGTAGTACTTGATGCCGGAGACCACCTGCcggatatttgggggggggggggggagggtcagagCCCCCAGCCTGGACTGGGCCACCGGGCGCTGCACGGACCCCCCAGGGTGGGATTGGGGGCGCCGGGCGCTGTACAAACCCCTCAGGCTGGGATCTGGTGGCACCAGGTGCTGTATAGTCCCCCCAGGGTGGGATtggggggtgctgggtgctggacaGACCCCCAGACTGGGATCTGGGGACACCGGACACTGTACAGACCCccaggctgggattggggggtgctgggtgctggacaGACCCCCAGACCGGGATCTGGGGACACCGGACACTGTACAGACCCCTAGGCTGGAATtggggggtgctgggtgctggacaGACCCCCAGACCGGGATCTGGGGATACCGGACACTGTACAGACCCCCCAGGCTGGAATCAGGGGGCTCCAGGTGCTGGCCAGACCCCTCGCCCTGCCCCGCCGCCCCTCACCTGGCTCTGGGCACTGATGACCTTCTCTGCTTGGAAGATGTAAGGGCTGTCGCTGTCCCGGTTGAAAGCCCCCACGGCCACACGTGCGGCTTCCTGGACCTCGGCGTCAGTCACGGGGATGTTCATGGGCCCCCCGGGCATGGGGAcaccccccagagctggggaccctgccaggagcagccccacgagcagcagctggaggctccagGTACCTGTTGCCATCGTGGCTGGAAGAAAAGCCCAGCGGGTTTAGGAGTTGCTTATATAGGAGCAGGAACAGCCcgtcctccccccccgcccccccagcaatgggccccacccccagacttggcctggggaatctggagagcccctggcacagctggatctgggggtgggcagaagcaggcaggtgCCCTTGGCCTTGGGCCCCACACAGGGTCGCGGGAGCCAGGCAGTGCCTGGTGACGCGGGGCCGGAGCCTGGGgagaggctggacaaacatcagCTGAGTGGATAGGGCCAAGGGCATCCTGGCTGGCTCGAGGGCACAGatcccaggcatccgggctccc
This sequence is a window from Alligator mississippiensis isolate rAllMis1 chromosome 15, rAllMis1, whole genome shotgun sequence. Protein-coding genes within it:
- the LOC102573884 gene encoding cystatin, whose product is MATGTWSLQLLLVGLLLAGSPALGGVPMPGGPMNIPVTDAEVQEAARVAVGAFNRDSDSPYIFQAEKVISAQSQVVSGIKYYLTVELEKTQCLKGAGGHSQTCALPPTSQQQKLMCKFQVWSRPWLHDTRVLSQSCVPAQA